TTTATTTAATAAGGATATAAATGCCAACAATTTCACAATTAGTAAGAAAAGGAAGGAGCACAATTACCAAGAAGAGTAAATCGGCTGCTTTGGATTCTTGCCCACAGAGACGTGGAGTATGTACGCGTGTTTACACCACTACACCAAAAAAACCAAATTCTGCCATGCGCAAGGTGGCCAGGGTTAGGTTGACCAATGGCAAAGAGGTGAACGCATATATTCCAGGTGAGGGGCACAATCTCCAGGAGCACTCGATAGTATTGGTAAGAGGTGGAAGGGTGAAGGATTTGCCAGGTGTGCGATACCATATCGTACGGGGAGCTTTGGATACTGCAGGTGTTGCAGGTAGGACACAACGTCGTTCAAAGTACGGTGCAAAACGCCCTAAAAAGTAATTCAACTTTTAGAAGGAAGTCATGAGAAAAAGACAAGCGAAAAAAAGACCATTATTGCCCGATCCAAGGTTTAATGACCAATTGGTGACGAGGTTCGTGAATATGATGATGTGGGACGGAAAGAAATCCGTCGCCTTCAAGGTTTTCTATGATGCGATCGATATTGTTGACCAAAAGAAAACCGACGATGAAAAAACAGCCCTTGAGCTGTGGAAAGATGCCCTTTCCAATGTTATGCCCCATGTAGAAGTACGCAGTAGGAGGGTAGGTGGTGCAACTTTCCAAATTCCTATGCAGATCCGTCCAGATCGAAAGATTTCAACGGCTATGAAGTGGTTGATTAACTATGCACGTAGACGAAACGAGAAATCCATGGCACAAAAACTGGCGGCTGAGATTTTGGCAGCGGCAAAAGAAGAAGGTGCTGCTGTTAAGAAAAGAGTAGATACGCATAAAATGGCCGAGGCCAACAAAGCATTCTCCCACTTCAGATTTTAATTCACAATGGCAAGAGATTTAAAATACACAAGGAATATTGGTATTGCGGCCCATATCGATGCCGGAAAAACCACGACTACGGAACGTATTCTTTTTTATACCGGTGTAAGTCACAAGATTGGTGAGGTGCACGACGGTGCCGCTACCATGGACTGGATGGAGCAGGAGCAGGAGCGCGGTATTACCATTACTTCGGCGGCCACCACCTGTACATGGCAGTTCCCAACGGAAAATGGCCAGCCGACCGCTGACGCAAAAGGATACCACTTTAATATCATAGATACTCCTGGACACGTGGACTTTACCGTTGAGGTAAACCGATCGTTACGTGTTTTGGACGGATTGGTGTTTTTGTTCAGTGCGGTTGATGGTGTAGAGCCCCAATCCGAAACAAACTGGAGATTGGCCGATAACTATAAGGTGCCTCGAATTGGTTTCGTGAACAAAATGGACCGTCAAGGTTCCAATTTCTTGAACGTGTGTAAGCAGGTCAAGGAAATGTTGGGATCCAATGCGGTGCCTATTGTTTTGCCAATTGGTGAGGAGGCCGATTTTAAAGGTATCGTTGACCTGGCCAAGAACAGGGCAATTGTATGGCATGATGAGAACTTCGGTTCAACTTTCGATGTTATCGATATTCCTGCCGAAATGCAGGATGAGGTTTCTGAGTATAGGGCTGCTTTGATTGAAGCGGTGGCGGAATATGATGAGGAGTTGATGGAGAAATTCTTCGAGGATGAAGATTCCATTACCGAGGAAGAAGTGCATGCAGCTTTAAGGGCAGCAGTTATGGATAGGGCCATTATTCCAATGATATGCGGTTCGTCCTTTAAAAACAAGGGGGTTCAGTTCTTGTTGGATGCTGTTTGCCGTTACCTGCCATCACCCTTGGACAAAGATGATATCGTAGGTACCGATCCCGATACAGGAAATGAAATTACAAGAAAGCCAGACCCAAAGGAGCCTTTCTCTGCTTTGGCTTTTAAAATCGCCACAGATCCATTTGTCGGACGTCTGGCATTTTTTAGGGCATATTCCGGTCGTTTGGATGCCGGTTCTTATATTTTGAATAACCGTTCCGGTAAGAAAGAACGTATTTCACGGATTTACCAAATGCACTCAAACAAGCAGAATGCGATTGAGTTCATTGAGGCTGGGGACATAGGTGCCGCGGTTGGATTTAAGGATATTAAGACAGGGGATACGATGTCTTCGGAAAAACATCCCATTGTGCTTGAAAGTATGGACTTCCCCGATCCCGTAATTGGTATTGCCGTGGAGCCCAAAACCAAGGCCGATGTGGATAGATTGGGAATGTCTTTGGCGAAGTTGGCTGAAGAAGATCCAACTTTTCAGGTAAAGACCGATGAAGCATCCGGACAGACCATTATCTCCGGTATGGGTGAACTTCACCTGGATATTATCGTTGATCGTTTGAGACGCGAATTCAAGGTTGAGGTAAACCAGGGTCAACCACAGGTGGAGTACAAAGAAGCACTTACCGCAAAAGCCGACCATCGGGAGGTCTACAAGAAGCAGACCGGTGGTAGGGGTAAGTTTGCCGATATCGTATTTACCATGGAGCCTGCCAGTGAAGAAACAAAAGCTGGCTTGGAGTTCATCAATGAAATCAAGGGAGGTAACATTCCCAAGGAATACATTCCATCCGTAGAAAAAGGATTTAAAGAAGCCATGAAGAATGGTCCTTTGGCCGGATTTGAGATGGATTCCATGAAGATTACCTTAAAAGACGGGTCTTTCCACCCTGTGGATTCTGATTCGTTGTCCTTTGAGTTGGCTGCCAAATTAGGGTATAAGGAGGCTGCTAAAGCGGCAAGGGCCGTATTGATGGAGCCAATTATGAAGTTGGAAGTATTGACCCCGGAAGAAAACATGGGGGATATCGTTGGTGACCTGAACCGTAGAAGGGGCCAGGTAAACAATATGGATGATAGGGCCGGTTCCAAAGTAATTAAGGCCGAAGTGCCATTGTCCGAGATGTTCGGCTATGTAACTGCGCTTAGGACATTGAGTTCAGGTCGTGCAACTTCCACAATGGAATTTTCACATTATGCCGAGACACCTACAAACATTGCAGAAGAGGTGATTAAGGCAACTAAAGGTGTAACCGCATAATTTTCAGAAGATGAGTCAAAAAATCAGAATTAAATTAAAGTCTTACGACCACAATTTGGTGGACAAGTCTGCTGAAAAAATTGTGAAGACGGTCAAGACAACAGGAGCTGTCGTAACGGGTCCCATCCCATTGCCGACACATAAAAAAATCTTTACGGTTTTGCGTTCACCACACGTGAACAAGAAATCCAGAGAGCAATTTCAATTGAGTTCTTACAAGCGTTTGCTTGATATTTATAGTTCTTCTTCCAAAACAATTGATGCTTTAATGAAATTAGAGCTCCCAAGTGGTGTGGAAGTCGAAATAAAAGTGTAAATTTGCACGCCCTTTTTAGGAAGGGATTACATGTCCGGAGCCGCGAGCAAAGGAAAAACGGGAAAAAAGAATAAAAATCTGGGTCACAGACTATGTTCTTTGACCCAATTTTTTTGCCAGAAAATGGCATTTTAAAAAGAAAAAAGCAATAAATAATAGAATATGTCTGGGTTAATTGGAAAAAAAATCGGCATGACCAGCATTTTTGATGAGAACGGAAGGAACATTCCATGTACTGTCATTCAAGCTGGGCCATGCGTGGTTACCCAAGTCAGAACCGAAGAGGTAGACGGGTACAGTGCCCTTCAACTCGGTTTCGATGACAAGGCAGAAAAACGTGCTAGCAAGGCTGAACAAGGCCATTACAAAAAAGCAGGTACTTCGCCCAAAAAGAAAGTCGTTGAGTTCCGTGATTTTGAAGGAGAATACAAATTGGGCGACACCGTTGGTGTTGATCTTTTTGTGGAAGGTGAGTTTGTGGATGTAGTTGGGACCTCCAAAGGAAAAGGTTTCCAGGGGGTAGTGAAAAGGCATGGTTTTGCCGGTGTTGGACAAGCAACGCATGGTCAGCACAACAGGCTTCGTGCCCCTGGTTCCATTGGTGCCGCCTCCACGCCATCAAAAGTAGTAAAAGGCTTGCGAATGGCTGGTAGAATGGGAGGTGAACGTGTAACCGTCCAAAACCTTCGTGTGTTGAAAATAGTGCCTGAAAAGAACCTTATTGTTGTTAAGGGGGCTGTTCCAGGTCATAAAAATGCTTACGTAACCGTAGAAAAATAAGGGTATGAAAGTAGCAGTATTGGATATTAATGGTAAGGATACAGGAAGAAAGGTAGAACTTTCTGACGATGTGTTCGGTATTGAGCCTAACAATCATGCCATTTATTTGGATGTAAAGCAGTATTTGGCGCACCAGCGCCAAGGTACGCACAAGGCCAAGGAAAGAGCTGAAATTGCAGGAAGTACGCGTAAGTTGAAAAAGCAAAAAGGTACCGGTACCGCAAGGGCAGGAAGTATCAAATCCCCCGTTTTTAGGGGTGGTGGCCGAATTTTTGGTCCAAGACCAAGAAATTATAGTCAAAAGCTGAACAAAAATGTAAAGCGTTTGGCCCGTAAATCGGCATTCAGTCTAAAATCCAAGGAAAAAGCATTGCTGGTGGTCGAGGACTTCAATTTTGAAGCGCCTAAGACCAAGGATTATGTGTCTTTTTTGAATTCTTTGGGAATTGCGGACAAAAGGTCCTTAGTAGTATTGGGCGGTGGCAATGACAATGTGTTTTTGTCTTCACGAAACCTTAAACGTTCCGAAGTGGTGACCAATGACCAATTGAGTACCTACAAAATCATGAATGCGAAAAGTGTTGTGCTTTTGGAAGGGGCAGTAGAACAAATACAGGCTAATCTTACAAAATAGGAAAGCGATGAGTGTATTGATAAAACCAATCATAACAGAGAAAATGACCGCGGATAGCGAGTTGTTCAATCGTTACGGTTTCTATGTTGACCCAAAGGCCAACAAATTGGAAATCAAGGAAGCCGTGGAAAGTACATATGGCGTTTCCGTTGAAAAGGTTAGAACCATGAATTACGGTCCAAATCGGAAAACGAGGTATACCAAGACCGGAATTCAACATGGCAAAACGAATGCCTTGAAAAAAGCTATCGTTGATGTTGCCGAAGGTGATATTATTGATTTTTACAGCAATATATAACAGAGGGTAATGGCAGTTAGAAAATTAAAACCCATCACTCCTGGTCAGCGTTTTAGAGTAGTAAACGGATTTGACGCGATTACTACTGATAAGCCGGAGAAGAGTTTGCTCGCTCCGTTAAAAAAGACCGGAGGTAGAAACAGTCAAGGGAAAATGACCATGCGCCACAGAGGTGGGGGTCACAAAAGGAGGTATCGTATCATTGATTTCAAGCGTGATAAGTATGGTGTGGAAGCTGAGGTGAAATCAATTCAATATGACCCAAATAGAACAGCATTCATCGCCCTATTGGAATATAAGGATGGTGAAAAAAGATACGTTATAGCGCAAAATGGATTGCAAGTAGGTCAGAAAGTAATTTCCGGGGAAAAAGCGGCACCAGAGATTGGCAATGCCATGCCTTTGGGTGAAATTCCTCTGGGGACCATTATTTCTTGCATTGAATTGCGTCCGGGACAGGGAGCGAACATGGCCCGTAGTGCAGGGACTTTTGCACAATTAATGGCAAAAGACGGAAAGTTTGTGACCGTAAAATTGCCAAGTGGGGAGACCCGAATGATATTGGCAACTTGTATGGCCACGATAGGGGCCGTTTCGAATTCGGACCACCAACTCCTGGTTTCCGGTAAAGCAGGTAGAAGTAGGTGGTTGGGTAGAAGACCAAGAACAAGACCGGTAGTAATGAACCCTGTCGATCACCCAATGGGTGGTGGTGAAGGAAGGGCTTCCGGAGGTCACCCAAGATCAAGAAACGGTATTCCTGCCAAGGGATATAGAACCCGTTCCTTGACCAAAGACAGCAACAGATATATTGTAGAACGAAGAAAGAAATAGGAAAACATGGCACGTTCACTTAAAAAAGGACCATTCGTTCACCATAGTTTGGAGAAAAAAGTCCAGGCCAATGTAGAGTCGGGCAAGAAGACCGTCATCAAAACATGGTCAAGGGCTTCAATGATAACCCCTGATTTTGTAGGGCAGACCATTGCGGTACATAATGGAAGGCAATTTGTCCCTGTATATGTTACTGAAAACATGGTAGGCCACAAATTGGGCGAATTTTCACCTACCCGTTCCTTTAGGGGGCATGCGGGTGCTAAAAACAAAGGTAAAAAGTAATAGGCGATGGGAGTTCGAAAAAGACAAATGGCAGAACGTATTAAGGCAGAAAAGAAAGACTTGGCTTTTGCTAAGTTGAACAACTGTCCAACGTCTCCACGAAAAATGCGGTTGGTTGCGGATTTGATCCGTGGCAAACAAATTGAAATGGCCCTGGCCATACTTCGGTTCAATCCAAAAGAAGCCTCAAGAAGGTTGGAGAAACTATTGCTATCCGCAATCGCCAACTGGGAAGCTAAAAATGAGGATGCCAGTATTGAGGACGCCGATTTGTATATAAAGGAAATCCGTGTGGACGGTGGGACAATGTTGAAAAGACTGCGTCCTGCACCTCAGGGACGGGCCCACAGAATCAGAAAACGTTCCAACCATGTAACCCTGGTTTTGGGCGCACATAATAATGTAACAACAGAAACAACGGCTTAAGTATATGGGACAGAAAACCAATCCGATAGGAAATCGTTTAGGAATCATCAGGGGATGGGAATCCAACTGGTACGGAGGAAACGATTACGGTGATAAGTTGGCAGAGGATGACAAAATCAGGAAGTACATCCATGCACGTTTGGCAAAAGCCAGTGTTTCCAGGGTGATTATTGAAAGAACCCTAAAATTGATTACCATTACCATTACTACGGCAAGGCCCGGTATCATTATTGGTAAGGGAGGTCAAGAAGTTGATAGACTTAAAGAGGAATTGAAGAAAATCACCAATAAGGAGGTTCAAATCAATATCCATGAAATAAAAAGACCGGAATTGGATGCCAATTTGGTGGCCGCCAGTATTGCAAGGCAGATAGAAAGTAGGATTTCCTATCGTAGAGCAATAAAAATGGCGATTGCTGCGGCCATTCGTATGAATGCTGAAGGAATCAAAGTGCAGATTTCGGGTCGTTTGAACGGGGCTGAAATGGCGCGTTCAGAAACATACAAAGATGGTAGAATTCCGTTGTCGACCTTCCGTGCCGATGTGGACTATGCCCTGGAAGAGGCCCATACCACTTATGGTAGGTTGGGTATCAAGGTGTGGATCATGAAGGGTGAGGTTTATGGCAAACGTGAGCTTTCCCCGCTGATAGGACTTTCCAAAGGAGGTTCCAAAGGAGGGAAACAAGACGGAGGCAAAAGGCAACGAAGAAGAAAATAATTGAGTTTAAAGCGCAGGTAAGATGTTACAGCCGAAAAGAACAAAATTTAGAAAAGCCCAGAAAGGGAGAATGAAGGGAATATCCCAAAGGGGCCACCAACTTTCCAATGGAATGTTCGGTATCAAATCCTTGGATTCCCACTTTATTACTTCCCGTCAAATTGAAGCGGCGCGTATTGCTGCTACACGTTATATGAAAAGGCAAGGGCAGCTATGGATCAAAATTTTCCCGGACAAGCCCATTACCAAAAAGCCTTTGGAAGTACGGATGGGTAAAGGTAAGGGTGCCCCAGAGTACTGGGTGGCTGTGGTCAAACCTGGGCGAATTATGTTTGAGGTGGGCGGTGTGCCCCATGATATTGCAAAGGAAGCCTTGCGATTGGCAGCACAGAAGCTACCTGTAAAAACAAAATTTATAGTGGCCAGGGATTACGCTGGATAAACTGATAGATCATGAAACAAGCAGAAATTAGGGAATTATCGGTTGAAGAGCTTCAGCAAAAATTGGCTGAATCAAAGAAAGAATATGCGGATTTGAAAATGGCCCACTCCGTGACGCCGTTGGAAAACCCAATGCAGATACGAAAAACGAGAAGAACGGTCGCAAGATTGGCAACAGAGTTAAGTAAAAGGGAACAAGAATAACGGATTGTGCCTTATGGAAGAGACAACAATTAGAAATTTAAGAAAAGAAAGAATAGGGGTCGTTACCAGTAACAAAATGGAAAAATCCATTGTGGTTTCTGAGGTAAAGCGTGTAAAGCACCCTATGTACGGTAAATTCGTTTTGAAGACCAAGAAGTATGTTGCCCATGACGAGAAGAACGATTGCAATGAAGGCGATACCGTACGCATTATGGAAACAAGGCCTTTGAGCAAAACCAAATGCTGGAGGTTGGTAGAAATCATTGAAAGAGCTAAATAATCATGGTACAACAGGAATCAAGATTAAAAGTTGCGGATAATACAGGTGCCAAGGAGGTACTTACCATTCGTGTACTTGGGGGAACAAAAAGAAGGTATGCCTCATTGGGGGACAAGATTGTGGTCACCGTAAAGGAAGCCGCTCCCAACGGAGCAGTAAAAAAAGGTTCTGTTTCCACTGCGGTGGTAGTACGTACCAAGAAAGAAGTAAGAAGGCCCGATGGTTCGTACATCAGATTTGATGATAATGCCTGTGTGCTGCTCAATCCGGCCGGAGAGATGAGGGGCACCCGTGTGTTTGGACCTGTTGCCAGGGAATTGCGCGATAAGCAGTATATGAAAATTGTTTCATTGGCCCCTGAGGTACTTTAAAAGATATTGAAATGAAGTTGAAGATCAAAACAGGAGATACCGTTACCGTTATTGCCGGGGACCATAAAGGTTCCGAGGGAAAGGTGATGAGTGTTGACCTTAAGAAGAACAAGGCCATTGTGGAAGGTGTAAATGTTGTGAAAAAACATGAAAAGCCCAGTGCACAAAACCCTCAAGGGGGCATTGTCGAAAAAGAGGCACCGATTCATATTTCCAATCTTTCATTGATGGAAAATGGAGAGGCCGTTAGAGTTGGTTTTGCCTTTAAGGATGGTAAAAAAGTAAGAGTATCCAAAAAAACAGGAGAAACAGTCTAGTCATGAGCTATATACCAAGACTAAAGCAAGAATATAAGGAACGCGTGGTGAAGGCCCTATCCGAGGAGTTCGGGTACAAAAACATCATGCAGGTTCCCAAACTGCAAAAAATTGTGGTTAGCCGTGGTGTTGGAGCGGCTGTTGCCGACAAAAAACTGATCGATCATGCAGTGGATGAACTGACCATGATTACAGGGCAAAAAGCGGTTTCCACCATGTCCAAAAAGGATGTTGCAGCCTTTAAGTTACGTAAGGGAATGCCCATTGGTGCGAAAGTTACGTTACGAGGAGAGCGTATGTATGAGTTTTTGGATCGATTGATTACCTCTGCATTGCCACGGGTCAGGGATTTCCAAGGGGTTAGGGCCACTGGTTTTGACGGACGTGGAAATTACAACCTAGGGGTTACCGAGCAAATCATTTTTCCAGAAATCAATATTGACAAAATCAACAGGATCAACGGAATGGATATCACTTTTGTGACTTCCGCTGACACGGATAAGGAAGCAAAATCATTGTTGAGCGAATTGGGTTTACCCTTTAAAAAGAATTAAGATGGCCAAAGAATCAATGAAAGCCCGTGAACGAAAAAGGGCGAAAATGGTAGCCAAATATGCCGAGAAAAGAAAAGCTTTAAAAGAAGCCGGAGATTACGAAGCATTGCAAAAACTCCCTAAGAACGCTTCTCCTGTGCGTATGCGCAATAGGTGTAAGTTAACGGGAAGGCCCAGAGGGTACATGAGGACTTTTGGGATTTCCAGGGTAACTTTTAGGGAAATGGCCAACAAAGGATTAATTCCAGGTGTAACAAAAGCAAGCTGGTAAAATTGAATGTGGAATGACGAATTTAGATTGTAGCACATTGAGTAATGAAAAATTGATAATTCAACATTCGTAATTCAACATTTGTAATTCATAATTAAGAAAGATGCTAACAGATCCAATTTCAGATTATTTGACACGAATTAGAAATGCCAGCCGTGCTGGGCATAGGGTTGTCAATATTCCTGCTTCCAACTTGAAGAAAGAAATGACCAAAATCCTTTTTGACCAAGGCTTTATTCTAAGTTATAAGTTCGAGGAGGACAAGGTACAGGGAAACATAAAGATTGCATTGAAATATGACAAGTTCACCAAAGAGCCAGTTATCAAAAAATTGCAACGCGTAAGTAAGCCCGGACTAAGAAAATATGTAAATGCCGGTGAATTGCCACGGGTACTTAACGGATTGGGAATAGCAATTGTTTCCACTTCCCATGGTGTAATGACAAGTAAACAGGCGGGCAAAGAGAATGTAGGTGGCGAGGTATTGTGCTACGTATATTAAAAAGAAAACGAACAAGAGATGTCAAGAATAGGTAATAACCCAATCCCAATTCCAGAAGGAGTTACCATAGAGGTAAAGGACAACGCCGTAACAGTAAAAGGAAAACTTGGAGAATTGACCCAAGAGTTTAACGGCGTGGAAATGAAAATGGAAGAAGGTAGTTTAACGGTGTCAAGAACCTCCGAATCCAAAGACCATAAGGCAAAACATGGTTTGTACAGAGCCCTGGTCAATAATATGGTGGAAGGTGTTTCCAAAGGTTGGACCAAGGAATTGGAATTGGTAGGGGTAGGATATCGTGCCAGCAACCAAGGACAGAAATTGGATTTGGCACTTGGTTTTTCGCACAACATTGTAATGGATATTGCTCCAGAAGTAAAGATTGAAACTGTTTCCGAGAAAGGGAAGAACCCAATCGTAAAACTTACTTCGCACGACAAGCAATTGGTTGGTGCAGTGGCCGCAAAAATCCGTTCGTTCAGAAAGCCTGAACCTTACAAAGGAAAAGGTATCAAGTTCGTTGGAGAGCAAATTAGAAGAAAAGCAGGTAAATCAGCTTAATAGATAGAAAAATGGGATTATCAAAGTCTGATAGAAAATTACGTATACGACGAAGGATTAGAAAAGTTTCCTTTGGGACCGAGACCCGTCCACGTTTGTCCGTATTCCGTAGTAACAAGGAAATCTATGCCCAATTGATTGATGATAACGCAGGAAAAACGTTGGTTGCAGCTTCATCACGGGACAAAGGTATCGATGCAAAGGGCACCAAGACAGAAATTGCGGCCGCCGTTGGAAAAGCGATTGCCGAAAAAGCAAAGAAAGTAGGTGTTGAAACTGTAGCCTTTGATAGAGGGGGCAATCTTTATCACGGTCGGGTTAAAGCCTTGGCCGAAGGAGCAAGGGAAGCAGGACTTAAATTCTAAATCATATGTATCAGAAGTATAAAAACGTAGAAACGGTTAAACCTGGAGGTTTAGAATTAAAGGACCGTCTTGTTGGTGTGCAAAGGGTAACCAAGGTAACCAAAGGTGGTCGTGCCTTCGGATTCTCTGCCATAGTTGTTGTAGGGGACGAGAACGGTGTTGTAGGCCACGGTTTGGGGAAATCCAAGGAAGTTGCCACGGCAATTGCCAAGGCCATTGAGGATGCCAAAAAGAATTTGATTCGAATTCCCTTGAACAAGGGAACCTTGCCACACGAGCAAAAAGGAAAATACGGAGGGGCAAAGGTCTTTATCAAACCGGCCTCACAGGGTACCGGGGTAATTGCGGGAGGTGCCGTACGTGCGGTATTGGAATCCGTTGGGGTACACGATGTACTTTCAAAATCCCAAGGTTCTTCCAATCCCCACAATGTGGTAAAAGCAACATTTGATGCATTACTGCAATTGCGCGATGCGAATACCGTAGCCAAACAGCGTGGAATAAGCGTAGAAAAAGTATTTAAAGGATAAGTCATGGCGAAGATTAAAGTGAAGCAGGTTAAGAGTGCCATTAAAAGGCCACAAAACCAAAAAAGGACATTGGCAGCACTTGGGCTTAGAAAATTGGGCCAAGTTGTGGAGCATGATGATACGCCAAACATCCTTGGAATGATAAATAAAGTAAAACACTTGGTTTCTACCGAGGAAGCATAAAACGAACAACATGGATTTAAGCAATTTAAAGCCAGCAGAGGGTTCCACCCATAGACACGGAAAGAGGCTTGGTAGAGGAGAAGGCTCGGGAAAAGGTGGAACGGCCGCTCGTGGACATAAAGGGGCAAAGTCCAGATCCGGGTATTCCAAAAAGATAGGTTTTGAAGGGGGGCAAATGCCGCTACAACGTCGAGTACCAAAATTTGGATTCAAAAATATTAACCGTAAGGAGTATCAGCCCGTTAATTTGGACAAGCTCCAAGCTTTGGTGGATAACAAGTTGGTCAAAGGGGAAGTGACCTTTGAAAACCTCGTAGAGAACAGATTGGTTGGTAAAAACAAATTGGTAAAGATTTTAGGCGATGGGGAATTGAAGGCCAAGCTTAAGGTTTCTGCCCATAAATTTAGTGCTTCGGCAAAGGCCGCTATTGAGGCAGCTGGAGGTGAGGCAATAAATTTATAACACAACAGTATGAAAAAGTTTATTGAGACCATATCCAATATTTGGAAAATTGAGGAGCTAAGACAACGCATCTTGGTTACCTTGGGATTGTTGTTGGTATACCGTTTTGGTGCACAAGTTGTCCTGCCAGGTATTGATACTACGCAATTGGCAGAATTGGCCGATAATGCTGGTGATGGAATTTTAGGACTTTTGAATGCTTTTACCGGAGGGGCCTTTGCCAACGCTTCGGTGTTTGCCCTGGGTATTATGCCCTATATCTCCGCGTCCATTGTGGTACAGTTAATGAGTATTGCCATTCCCTACCTTCAAAAATTGGATAAGGAAGGTGAAAGTGGTCGTAAAACAAAAAACCAGATTACGCGCTGGTTGACCATAGGAATATGTATTGTTCAAGCACCTGCATATTTATATGGACTGGGAGCCCTGGGGGTTCCGGATAGTGCCTTTATCCTAGGGAAAGGATTGGATTTTATTGTCCCAGCCGTAATTATTTTGGTGACAGGTTGTGTATTTGCGATGTGGTTGGGGGAGAAGATTACGGATAAGGGAATTGGAAACGGTATCTCCCTTTTGATCATGATAGGGATCATTGCGACCATGCCACAATCATTTGTTCAGGAATTTATCTCAAGAACCACCAATAATACGGGCGGATTGATGTTCATGTTGATTGAGATCATTATTTGGTTCCTGGTGATTTTGGCCAGTGTACTTTTGGTCATGGCCATTCGTCAGATTCCCGTACAGTACGCAAGACGGAGTGCATCTGGCGGATATGAAAAGAATATTATGGGTTCACGCCAGTATATCCCATTAAAATTGAATGCTTCCGGTGTAATGCCCATTATTTTTGCCCAAGCCATTATGTTT
The sequence above is a segment of the Muricauda sp. SCSIO 64092 genome. Coding sequences within it:
- the rpsC gene encoding 30S ribosomal protein S3; the protein is MGQKTNPIGNRLGIIRGWESNWYGGNDYGDKLAEDDKIRKYIHARLAKASVSRVIIERTLKLITITITTARPGIIIGKGGQEVDRLKEELKKITNKEVQINIHEIKRPELDANLVAASIARQIESRISYRRAIKMAIAAAIRMNAEGIKVQISGRLNGAEMARSETYKDGRIPLSTFRADVDYALEEAHTTYGRLGIKVWIMKGEVYGKRELSPLIGLSKGGSKGGKQDGGKRQRRRK
- the rplP gene encoding 50S ribosomal protein L16; this translates as MLQPKRTKFRKAQKGRMKGISQRGHQLSNGMFGIKSLDSHFITSRQIEAARIAATRYMKRQGQLWIKIFPDKPITKKPLEVRMGKGKGAPEYWVAVVKPGRIMFEVGGVPHDIAKEALRLAAQKLPVKTKFIVARDYAG
- the rpmC gene encoding 50S ribosomal protein L29; protein product: MKQAEIRELSVEELQQKLAESKKEYADLKMAHSVTPLENPMQIRKTRRTVARLATELSKREQE
- the rpsQ gene encoding 30S ribosomal protein S17, with translation MEETTIRNLRKERIGVVTSNKMEKSIVVSEVKRVKHPMYGKFVLKTKKYVAHDEKNDCNEGDTVRIMETRPLSKTKCWRLVEIIERAK
- the rplN gene encoding 50S ribosomal protein L14 encodes the protein MVQQESRLKVADNTGAKEVLTIRVLGGTKRRYASLGDKIVVTVKEAAPNGAVKKGSVSTAVVVRTKKEVRRPDGSYIRFDDNACVLLNPAGEMRGTRVFGPVARELRDKQYMKIVSLAPEVL
- the rplX gene encoding 50S ribosomal protein L24; protein product: MKLKIKTGDTVTVIAGDHKGSEGKVMSVDLKKNKAIVEGVNVVKKHEKPSAQNPQGGIVEKEAPIHISNLSLMENGEAVRVGFAFKDGKKVRVSKKTGETV
- the rplE gene encoding 50S ribosomal protein L5 — protein: MSYIPRLKQEYKERVVKALSEEFGYKNIMQVPKLQKIVVSRGVGAAVADKKLIDHAVDELTMITGQKAVSTMSKKDVAAFKLRKGMPIGAKVTLRGERMYEFLDRLITSALPRVRDFQGVRATGFDGRGNYNLGVTEQIIFPEINIDKINRINGMDITFVTSADTDKEAKSLLSELGLPFKKN
- the rpsN gene encoding 30S ribosomal protein S14, translated to MAKESMKARERKRAKMVAKYAEKRKALKEAGDYEALQKLPKNASPVRMRNRCKLTGRPRGYMRTFGISRVTFREMANKGLIPGVTKASW
- the rpsH gene encoding 30S ribosomal protein S8: MLTDPISDYLTRIRNASRAGHRVVNIPASNLKKEMTKILFDQGFILSYKFEEDKVQGNIKIALKYDKFTKEPVIKKLQRVSKPGLRKYVNAGELPRVLNGLGIAIVSTSHGVMTSKQAGKENVGGEVLCYVY
- the rplF gene encoding 50S ribosomal protein L6, which encodes MSRIGNNPIPIPEGVTIEVKDNAVTVKGKLGELTQEFNGVEMKMEEGSLTVSRTSESKDHKAKHGLYRALVNNMVEGVSKGWTKELELVGVGYRASNQGQKLDLALGFSHNIVMDIAPEVKIETVSEKGKNPIVKLTSHDKQLVGAVAAKIRSFRKPEPYKGKGIKFVGEQIRRKAGKSA
- the rplR gene encoding 50S ribosomal protein L18; its protein translation is MGLSKSDRKLRIRRRIRKVSFGTETRPRLSVFRSNKEIYAQLIDDNAGKTLVAASSRDKGIDAKGTKTEIAAAVGKAIAEKAKKVGVETVAFDRGGNLYHGRVKALAEGAREAGLKF
- the rpsE gene encoding 30S ribosomal protein S5 gives rise to the protein MYQKYKNVETVKPGGLELKDRLVGVQRVTKVTKGGRAFGFSAIVVVGDENGVVGHGLGKSKEVATAIAKAIEDAKKNLIRIPLNKGTLPHEQKGKYGGAKVFIKPASQGTGVIAGGAVRAVLESVGVHDVLSKSQGSSNPHNVVKATFDALLQLRDANTVAKQRGISVEKVFKG
- the rpmD gene encoding 50S ribosomal protein L30, with protein sequence MAKIKVKQVKSAIKRPQNQKRTLAALGLRKLGQVVEHDDTPNILGMINKVKHLVSTEEA
- the rplO gene encoding 50S ribosomal protein L15; this translates as MDLSNLKPAEGSTHRHGKRLGRGEGSGKGGTAARGHKGAKSRSGYSKKIGFEGGQMPLQRRVPKFGFKNINRKEYQPVNLDKLQALVDNKLVKGEVTFENLVENRLVGKNKLVKILGDGELKAKLKVSAHKFSASAKAAIEAAGGEAINL